One genomic segment of Nocardia spumae includes these proteins:
- a CDS encoding barstar family protein: MAGAIALSRFLAASEPVAAAHPGQSSPPVLGALDVDAGPFSGVRFQVPSGYVARELRGAKMRTTTGLFDEFAAAFQFPYYFGDNRDAFDECLRDLDEFVGEAPGYVAVIRDSADLLIDQSEDLDWFAEAMTDAARYWTRRGVAFRVVLQHTPAGLSPVELTLAGPA; this comes from the coding sequence ATGGCGGGGGCGATAGCGCTGTCGCGGTTCCTCGCGGCATCGGAACCGGTCGCCGCGGCGCATCCCGGCCAGTCGAGCCCGCCGGTGCTGGGCGCTCTCGACGTCGACGCGGGGCCGTTCAGTGGCGTCCGCTTTCAGGTCCCGTCCGGATATGTCGCCCGGGAACTGCGGGGCGCGAAGATGCGCACCACCACCGGGCTGTTCGACGAATTCGCCGCGGCGTTCCAATTCCCGTACTACTTCGGTGACAATCGCGACGCCTTCGACGAATGCCTGCGGGATCTGGACGAATTCGTCGGCGAGGCCCCGGGATATGTTGCCGTGATTCGCGATTCGGCCGATCTGCTGATCGATCAGAGCGAGGACCTGGACTGGTTCGCCGAGGCGATGACCGACGCGGCGCGGTACTGGACCCGTCGAGGGGTGGCCTTCCGGGTAGTGCTGCAACATACGCCCGCGGGGCTGTCCCCGGTCGAGCTCACCCTGGCCGGCCCGGCCTAG
- a CDS encoding ribonuclease domain-containing protein yields MSDKRIRVLMVLGGLVVAAIVAGVLGLRGGAANHDAVGPVASSSTTAASVKTTQPKPGPVNSASGRSAAAPIASAARAPGVPDHAYDTLAEIDAGRWPGSANAPGTKGGDQWMNRAGTLPKTDAGGRTISYQEWDVNPKKPGQSRDAERIVTGSDGTAYYTGDHYKTFTRMR; encoded by the coding sequence ATGTCAGACAAAAGAATTCGCGTCCTGATGGTGCTGGGCGGGCTGGTGGTCGCGGCGATCGTCGCGGGTGTGCTGGGCCTGCGCGGCGGAGCCGCGAATCACGACGCGGTCGGTCCGGTCGCCTCGAGTTCGACGACCGCCGCATCGGTGAAGACCACTCAGCCCAAGCCCGGCCCCGTCAATTCCGCCTCCGGTAGATCCGCGGCCGCTCCGATCGCCTCGGCCGCCCGCGCGCCCGGCGTCCCCGATCACGCGTACGACACGCTGGCCGAGATCGACGCCGGTCGCTGGCCGGGGTCCGCGAACGCACCCGGCACCAAGGGCGGCGATCAGTGGATGAACCGGGCGGGCACCCTGCCCAAGACCGATGCCGGCGGTAGAACCATCAGCTACCAGGAGTGGGACGTCAACCCGAAGAAGCCCGGTCAGAGCCGCGATGCCGAACGTATCGTCACCGGCAGCGACGGCACCGCCTACTACACCGGTGACCATTACAAGACATTCACGAGGATGCGCTGA
- a CDS encoding exodeoxyribonuclease III produces MGNIVSTINVNGIRAATGKTGKGMLEWLAVTEADIICLQETRATDEQTRKALAPALADGWYLTHAEPGTKGRAGVGILSRRSPRRVRIGFGSDEFDGLGRFVEAEFDGLTVASVYVHTGEADTPIQDEKYRFLGELGAHLRARTGDYVICGDWNIAHTQLDIKNWKGNIGKAGFLPGEQAWIDEMLAAGYADVVRDLHPDVPGPYSWWSYRGRAFDTDAGWRIDYHLARGDIAGRAKQAVVERAPEYALRWSDHAPVTVQYR; encoded by the coding sequence GTGGGCAATATCGTCAGTACGATCAATGTGAATGGCATCCGTGCAGCTACCGGCAAGACCGGGAAGGGAATGCTCGAATGGCTGGCGGTGACCGAGGCCGACATCATCTGTCTGCAGGAGACCCGGGCAACCGATGAGCAGACACGCAAGGCGCTCGCCCCGGCCCTGGCGGACGGCTGGTACCTGACCCATGCCGAACCGGGCACCAAGGGCCGCGCGGGTGTGGGAATTCTGTCGCGTCGCTCGCCCCGGCGGGTACGGATCGGATTCGGCAGCGACGAATTCGACGGACTCGGCCGTTTCGTGGAGGCCGAATTCGACGGGCTGACCGTGGCGAGTGTGTATGTGCACACCGGTGAGGCGGATACCCCGATCCAGGACGAGAAGTACCGTTTCCTGGGCGAACTGGGCGCCCATCTGCGGGCACGGACCGGGGACTACGTGATCTGCGGTGACTGGAACATCGCCCACACCCAACTCGACATCAAGAACTGGAAGGGCAATATCGGCAAGGCCGGGTTCCTGCCGGGGGAACAGGCGTGGATCGACGAGATGCTCGCCGCCGGATATGCGGATGTGGTCCGCGACCTGCACCCGGACGTTCCGGGCCCCTACAGCTGGTGGTCCTATCGCGGCCGCGCCTTCGATACCGACGCCGGGTGGCGCATCGACTATCACCTGGCCCGCGGCGATATCGCCGGACGCGCGAAGCAGGCCGTGGTGGAGCGGGCGCCGGAATACGCCCTGCGCTGGTCCGATCACGCGCCGGTGACCGTCCAGTACCGCTGA
- a CDS encoding alpha/beta fold hydrolase — MMSSTTHKHPSLAPMTALHTGSGDPVLLLHGFMLSPHCWEEVAMRLSATCEVFAPAFAGHWGGSELDGRKIDVSLLADRVEQQLDELGWRTCHIAGNSLGGWVGFELARRGRARTLTAIAPAGGWQHLSLAKLWVGLEFLSLVPIVEVGKRLPPAVRCGGLIRRCTAMLLSKNAAAASRRGVEAAIMSATNCAALLPLITGGIRMAVLADLDTVPVPVRLLLCEYDRIIPNRTFAKRFLRELPESADRILVHGVGHVPMLEAPDRIATLIAEHVYASRTRLRAV; from the coding sequence ATGATGTCGAGCACCACCCACAAACATCCTTCCCTCGCGCCGATGACGGCCCTGCACACCGGGTCCGGTGATCCGGTTCTGCTGTTGCACGGATTCATGTTGTCGCCGCACTGCTGGGAAGAGGTGGCGATGCGATTGTCGGCCACCTGTGAGGTGTTCGCCCCGGCCTTCGCCGGCCATTGGGGCGGATCCGAACTCGACGGCCGCAAGATCGACGTGAGCCTGCTCGCCGATCGCGTGGAGCAGCAACTCGACGAATTGGGTTGGCGCACTTGCCATATCGCTGGCAACTCGCTCGGCGGCTGGGTCGGTTTCGAATTGGCGCGCCGTGGGCGAGCCCGCACCCTCACCGCGATCGCACCGGCCGGGGGCTGGCAGCACCTGTCGCTGGCGAAGCTGTGGGTGGGCCTGGAATTCCTGTCGCTGGTGCCGATCGTCGAGGTCGGCAAACGGCTACCACCGGCGGTCCGGTGCGGCGGCCTGATCCGCCGGTGCACGGCCATGCTGTTGAGCAAGAACGCCGCCGCGGCCTCGCGTCGCGGGGTGGAGGCCGCGATCATGTCGGCCACCAACTGCGCGGCGCTGCTACCGCTGATCACCGGCGGAATCCGCATGGCGGTGCTCGCGGATCTGGACACCGTGCCGGTCCCGGTGCGGCTGCTGTTGTGCGAATACGACCGGATCATTCCGAATCGCACCTTCGCCAAACGTTTCCTGCGTGAACTACCCGAATCCGCCGATCGGATTCTGGTGCACGGTGTGGGCCACGTGCCGATGCTGGAGGCTCCCGACCGCATCGCGACCCTCATCGCCGAGCACGTCTACGCCAGCCGCACGCGTCTGCGGGCGGTGTGA
- a CDS encoding AMP-dependent synthetase/ligase: MSAVQQPARTLCAAFQATAARHPDRVALRGPSATPSYTWRDYAARVRAIATGLFASGVRPGDTVALMLTNIPEFHLVDTAVLHVGAVPFSIYNTFAPEQISHLFDNAGNRMVVTQTCFLDAVRAADPQGRIERIVCVDGPAHGCLTLDELAATPAPQFDFDAAWRAVDPEALVTIVYTSGTTGPPKGVELTHANLLAEFSAMESLVRVGPDDRVVSYLPDAHLANRAFCHYNNLVEGVQVTTVADPNQLIEVLPRVRPTLFLAVPAIWYKIKAGVETMVAQQDPITRLLVGRAVGLGTELAWRRSEQRPIPRSLRRRYDLAERLVLRRLRARMGLGEVRAAVSGASPIAPDAMAFILGLGVTVCEAWGMTETSAGATANPPDAIRIGTVGKALPGAEIAVADDGELLVRGPLVMRGYRDDPEQTAAAIDTDGWLHTGDIGTIDADGYVRILDRKKELIINSAGKNMSPSNIEGAVRVSCPLVGTVVAIGDDRKYVTALLTLDPDVCAARAGAGAVGPAGWAEDAGIRAAVAAGIAAANERLARVEQIKRFTVLPVVWEPGGDELTPKMSLKRKAISAKYAAEIDAMYRD; this comes from the coding sequence GTGAGCGCAGTTCAACAGCCCGCGCGGACCCTGTGCGCGGCCTTCCAAGCAACGGCCGCCCGCCACCCCGACCGCGTCGCTCTGCGCGGTCCGTCGGCTACGCCGAGCTACACTTGGCGCGACTACGCCGCACGGGTGCGGGCGATAGCGACAGGTTTGTTCGCCTCCGGTGTCCGTCCCGGCGACACCGTGGCCCTCATGTTGACCAATATTCCGGAGTTCCACCTGGTCGATACGGCGGTTCTGCACGTGGGCGCGGTACCGTTCTCGATCTACAACACCTTTGCCCCGGAACAGATTTCGCACCTGTTCGACAATGCGGGCAATCGGATGGTGGTCACCCAGACCTGCTTCCTGGACGCCGTCCGGGCGGCGGATCCGCAGGGCCGGATCGAGCGGATCGTCTGCGTGGACGGCCCGGCCCACGGCTGCCTCACCCTCGACGAGCTGGCCGCTACGCCGGCGCCCCAGTTCGACTTCGACGCGGCCTGGCGTGCGGTCGACCCCGAGGCGTTGGTGACCATCGTCTACACCTCGGGCACCACCGGGCCGCCGAAGGGGGTCGAGCTGACACACGCGAACCTCCTGGCCGAATTCTCGGCGATGGAGTCGCTGGTGCGTGTCGGTCCGGACGATCGGGTGGTGTCGTATCTGCCGGACGCGCATCTGGCCAACCGAGCGTTCTGCCATTACAACAACCTCGTCGAGGGGGTTCAGGTCACCACCGTGGCCGACCCGAACCAGCTGATCGAGGTCTTGCCCCGGGTGCGGCCGACGCTCTTCCTGGCGGTCCCGGCCATCTGGTACAAGATCAAAGCCGGGGTCGAAACCATGGTGGCGCAGCAGGATCCGATCACTCGGCTCCTCGTCGGCCGTGCCGTCGGCCTCGGAACCGAACTGGCGTGGCGGCGCAGCGAACAGCGACCGATTCCCCGCTCCCTGCGCCGGCGATACGACCTCGCCGAACGTCTCGTCCTGCGCAGGCTGCGGGCACGGATGGGGCTGGGCGAGGTGCGTGCCGCGGTCAGCGGCGCCTCGCCCATCGCTCCCGACGCCATGGCCTTCATCCTCGGGCTCGGTGTGACGGTGTGTGAGGCGTGGGGAATGACCGAAACCTCCGCGGGCGCCACGGCCAATCCGCCCGACGCCATCCGGATCGGCACGGTCGGAAAGGCTCTGCCGGGCGCCGAGATCGCCGTGGCCGACGACGGTGAACTCCTCGTGCGCGGCCCGCTGGTGATGCGTGGTTACCGTGACGATCCGGAGCAGACGGCGGCGGCGATCGATACCGACGGCTGGCTGCACACCGGCGATATCGGCACCATCGACGCCGACGGCTATGTGCGTATCCTCGATCGCAAGAAGGAGTTGATCATCAATTCGGCGGGCAAGAATATGTCGCCGTCGAATATCGAAGGGGCCGTGCGGGTTTCCTGCCCGCTCGTGGGCACCGTCGTCGCGATCGGCGACGACCGCAAATACGTCACCGCTCTGCTGACGCTCGATCCGGACGTCTGCGCGGCGCGAGCGGGCGCCGGAGCGGTCGGGCCGGCCGGGTGGGCCGAAGACGCCGGCATCCGGGCCGCTGTCGCGGCCGGAATCGCGGCGGCCAACGAGCGGCTGGCGCGAGTCGAGCAGATCAAGCGATTCACCGTGCTGCCCGTGGTGTGGGAACCCGGTGGCGATGAGCTGACGCCGAAGATGTCACTGAAACGGAAGGCGATCAGCGCGAAGTACGCCGCCGAGATCGACGCCATGTACCGGGATTGA
- a CDS encoding alpha/beta fold hydrolase, whose protein sequence is MIARTRVCYNGVHTRALTTGGQGVPILLLHGFADCADTWRGVLEELDRRGRAALAVDVVGHGDADPFAAGALLPQVDRFVDGVLDATGPAVVVGNSLGAMMSVRAAQRRRASVRGVVTLDEPILSADRMARLARGPRIPYLVARLRLLPVPTPVARRLVRRTARTLLYGSPAGADPVVLDRWCDRYGQRERMFWLLEHAVRFARETVAGYHLDAVGCPMLIVHGRKDRIISPQASRELHRLVPGSQLVILPTAGHCPHLDDPVAIAALVAEFADATPPAASGTKQPLRHSPAAPGRRRE, encoded by the coding sequence ATGATCGCCCGAACCCGGGTGTGCTACAACGGCGTGCACACCCGGGCACTCACCACCGGCGGGCAGGGCGTGCCGATACTGCTGCTGCACGGCTTCGCCGATTGCGCCGACACCTGGCGGGGTGTGCTGGAGGAACTGGATCGGCGTGGGCGGGCGGCGCTGGCCGTGGATGTGGTCGGCCACGGTGACGCCGACCCGTTCGCCGCCGGGGCCTTGCTTCCGCAAGTGGATCGATTCGTAGACGGGGTGCTCGATGCCACGGGACCTGCTGTGGTGGTGGGCAATTCGCTCGGCGCGATGATGTCGGTGCGGGCGGCGCAGCGGCGACGGGCGTCGGTGCGGGGGGTGGTGACGTTGGACGAGCCGATCCTCTCCGCGGACCGGATGGCGCGCCTGGCTCGTGGCCCGCGTATCCCCTACCTGGTCGCACGGCTGCGACTGCTGCCGGTGCCGACGCCCGTGGCCCGGCGGCTGGTCCGCCGGACGGCGCGCACACTGCTCTACGGCAGTCCCGCGGGCGCGGATCCGGTGGTGCTGGACCGCTGGTGCGACCGCTACGGGCAGCGCGAGCGCATGTTCTGGTTACTCGAACACGCCGTGCGGTTCGCGCGGGAGACGGTCGCCGGTTACCACCTCGACGCCGTCGGGTGCCCGATGCTGATCGTGCACGGACGCAAGGACCGCATCATCTCGCCGCAGGCCAGCCGGGAACTGCACCGCCTGGTTCCGGGCAGCCAACTGGTCATCCTGCCCACGGCCGGGCATTGTCCCCACCTCGACGATCCGGTCGCGATCGCGGCGCTGGTCGCCGAGTTCGCCGATGCGACGCCGCCAGCCGCGAGCGGTACGAAACAGCCACTGCGGCACTCGCCGGCGGCGCCCGGTCGACGTCGCGAATGA
- a CDS encoding acyl-CoA dehydrogenase family protein gives MFEWSETDEMIRAAVRGFIDKEIRPHVDALDSGEMAPYPILRKLFSDFGIDAMGGEAIEKMLARQRAAESAPAGQEPKKSGSGAGLFGDQQSLMAVLISEISGVSMGLVAAMGVSIGLGAATIMSRGTLAQKERWLADIVTLKKVAAWAITEPDSGSDAFGGMKTYVKRDGDDYILNGQKTFITNGPYADVVIVYAKLDEDGSGATAADKRDRKVLTFVLDKGMEGFTQGKPFKKMGLHSSPTGELFFDNVRLGRDRLLGETEEHSGGDGRESARTSFVAERVGVGFMALGIINECHRLCVEYANTRTLWGQEIGRFQLVQLKLAKMEIARINVQNMVFNTLERGRAGKPPTLAEASAIKLYCSETATEVAMEAVQLFGGNGYMQEYRVEQLARDAKSLMIYAGSNEIQVTHIAKGLLGR, from the coding sequence ATGTTCGAATGGTCCGAGACCGATGAGATGATCCGCGCCGCGGTGCGCGGATTCATCGACAAGGAGATCCGCCCGCATGTCGACGCCCTCGACAGCGGTGAGATGGCGCCGTATCCGATCCTGCGAAAGCTGTTCAGCGACTTCGGTATCGATGCGATGGGCGGTGAGGCGATCGAGAAGATGCTGGCCCGGCAGCGCGCCGCCGAATCCGCTCCCGCCGGGCAGGAGCCGAAGAAGTCGGGATCGGGCGCGGGGCTCTTCGGCGATCAGCAGTCGTTGATGGCCGTGCTGATCAGCGAAATCTCCGGGGTGAGCATGGGTTTGGTCGCGGCGATGGGAGTTTCCATCGGCCTCGGCGCGGCCACCATCATGTCCCGGGGCACGCTCGCGCAGAAGGAACGCTGGCTCGCCGATATCGTCACCCTGAAGAAGGTGGCGGCCTGGGCCATCACCGAACCGGATTCCGGATCCGATGCCTTCGGCGGGATGAAGACCTACGTCAAGCGCGATGGTGACGACTACATTCTCAATGGTCAGAAGACCTTCATCACCAACGGTCCCTATGCCGACGTCGTGATCGTCTACGCGAAACTCGACGAGGACGGCAGCGGTGCCACCGCCGCCGACAAGCGCGACCGCAAGGTGCTGACCTTCGTTCTCGACAAGGGGATGGAGGGTTTCACCCAGGGCAAACCGTTCAAGAAGATGGGCCTGCACTCGTCGCCGACCGGTGAATTGTTCTTCGACAATGTGCGATTGGGCCGGGATCGGCTGCTCGGCGAGACCGAGGAACACTCCGGCGGCGACGGCCGTGAGAGTGCGCGCACCAGTTTCGTCGCCGAACGGGTCGGGGTCGGTTTCATGGCGCTGGGCATCATCAACGAATGTCACCGGCTCTGTGTGGAATACGCCAACACGCGCACGCTGTGGGGGCAGGAGATCGGACGCTTCCAACTGGTGCAGCTCAAGCTCGCCAAGATGGAGATCGCCCGCATCAACGTGCAGAACATGGTGTTCAACACGCTCGAACGCGGCCGCGCCGGGAAGCCGCCCACCCTGGCCGAGGCATCGGCGATCAAGCTGTACTGCTCGGAGACGGCCACCGAGGTCGCGATGGAGGCCGTGCAGCTGTTCGGCGGCAACGGGTATATGCAGGAATACCGTGTCGAGCAGCTCGCCCGGGACGCGAAATCGCTCATGATCTACGCGGGCAGCAACGAGATCCAGGTGACCCATATCGCGAAGGGCCTGCTCGGCCGATGA
- a CDS encoding SDR family oxidoreductase, with protein sequence MGALDGRVAVVTGAGRGIGREHALLFAAEGAAVVVNDLGGSNAGEGSDTGPAQEVVDEIRAAGGKAVANTDNVAVWDGAKNLVDQAVSEFGTLDVVVNNAGILRDGFIASLEEPQWDAVIAVHLKGHFNVLRHVAEYWKQLSKAGRQPNAAVVNTASASGVTLPNAGQANYGAAKAGIAALTLVAAEELERYGVRVNAIAPMARTRLTLATPGMGAIFAAEVPEGEFDAFSPANISPLVAYLSTDKCPITGKVFAVQGGAISELGGWHDVKTIETDGPWLIDDIAARLP encoded by the coding sequence ATGGGTGCACTGGATGGGCGGGTAGCCGTCGTCACCGGCGCCGGCCGGGGTATCGGCCGCGAACACGCGCTGCTGTTCGCCGCCGAGGGCGCGGCGGTGGTCGTGAACGACCTCGGCGGCAGTAACGCCGGTGAGGGCTCGGATACGGGGCCCGCGCAGGAGGTGGTCGACGAGATCCGCGCCGCCGGCGGGAAGGCCGTCGCCAACACCGACAACGTCGCGGTCTGGGACGGCGCGAAGAACCTTGTCGATCAGGCCGTCTCGGAATTCGGCACGCTGGACGTAGTGGTCAACAACGCGGGAATTCTGCGCGACGGGTTCATCGCCTCGCTCGAGGAACCGCAATGGGACGCGGTGATCGCCGTTCACCTCAAAGGCCATTTCAACGTGCTGCGCCATGTTGCGGAATACTGGAAGCAACTGTCCAAGGCCGGGAGGCAGCCCAACGCGGCGGTGGTCAACACTGCCTCGGCCTCCGGGGTCACCCTGCCCAATGCCGGACAGGCCAACTACGGCGCCGCCAAAGCCGGTATCGCGGCACTGACACTGGTGGCCGCCGAGGAATTGGAACGTTACGGAGTACGCGTCAACGCGATCGCCCCGATGGCTCGCACCCGGCTGACCCTGGCCACCCCCGGGATGGGCGCGATCTTCGCCGCCGAGGTGCCCGAGGGTGAGTTCGACGCCTTCAGCCCCGCCAACATCTCGCCGCTGGTCGCCTACCTGTCCACCGACAAGTGCCCGATCACCGGAAAGGTGTTCGCCGTGCAGGGTGGCGCCATCTCGGAACTGGGCGGTTGGCACGACGTGAAGACCATCGAAACCGACGGGCCCTGGCTGATCGACGACATCGCGGCCCGCCTGCCCTGA
- a CDS encoding MaoC/PaaZ C-terminal domain-containing protein, whose amino-acid sequence MATETAPRPVEFDDAGLNVWSDEERFEVTRERIADYAAATNDPIPAHLSGDIASPVFAIVPVFEAMMMPVIDVVPMEIFGRVVHGEQDFHFHRPIRPDDRLVSRARAVGYEGRENGTTITIHIECRAEDGELVNEQYLTAFFRNIDVGKQVGASAPTHKFDPAWAEQEPTAAVAQHVDDDQTFRYAPASGDPVPLHLDEQVAKDAGLPGIIAHGLCTMAMSSWAVLTEVAGSDVRRLKRFAVRFSKMVFPGDDLETRIWRIGPTDGGTGYAFRTTRGADAVLTDGLAVVAD is encoded by the coding sequence ATGGCTACCGAAACAGCGCCACGCCCGGTGGAATTCGACGACGCGGGCCTGAACGTCTGGTCCGACGAGGAACGTTTCGAGGTCACCCGCGAGCGGATCGCCGACTACGCCGCCGCGACCAACGACCCGATTCCGGCGCACCTGTCCGGCGATATCGCCTCGCCGGTCTTCGCCATCGTCCCGGTCTTCGAGGCGATGATGATGCCGGTCATCGACGTGGTGCCGATGGAGATCTTCGGCCGAGTCGTGCACGGGGAGCAGGACTTCCACTTCCACCGCCCGATCCGGCCGGACGACCGGCTGGTCTCGCGGGCCCGTGCGGTCGGCTACGAGGGCCGGGAGAACGGCACCACCATCACCATTCACATCGAATGCCGTGCCGAGGACGGAGAACTGGTCAACGAGCAGTACCTGACCGCGTTCTTCCGCAATATCGATGTGGGCAAACAGGTCGGCGCGTCCGCGCCCACGCACAAATTCGACCCGGCCTGGGCCGAACAGGAGCCGACCGCCGCGGTAGCCCAGCACGTCGACGACGACCAAACCTTCCGGTACGCACCGGCTTCCGGCGATCCGGTGCCGCTGCACCTGGATGAGCAGGTAGCCAAGGACGCCGGACTGCCCGGCATCATCGCGCACGGCCTGTGCACGATGGCGATGTCGTCGTGGGCCGTGCTCACCGAGGTGGCCGGCTCGGATGTGCGTCGACTGAAGCGTTTCGCGGTGCGCTTTTCGAAGATGGTGTTCCCCGGCGACGATCTGGAGACCCGGATCTGGCGGATCGGGCCCACTGACGGCGGGACCGGCTACGCCTTCCGGACCACCCGCGGTGCGGACGCGGTACTCACCGACGGGCTCGCCGTCGTCGCCGACTGA
- a CDS encoding type II toxin-antitoxin system Rv0910 family toxin gives MGHIEATRNLNATPEALWAVVSDPQTWDKWFTIHERWMEEPPATLTTGSTLVAKIMMLGMANKMEWVVEEVDSPNNLVLSGSGMAGVKVRFSFDIAANDAGSTFSVSGDFEGALIKGALGKAVEKDGATQLDKTLGQLDALATA, from the coding sequence ATGGGCCACATCGAAGCCACCAGGAATCTCAACGCCACCCCCGAAGCCCTGTGGGCGGTGGTCTCGGATCCACAGACCTGGGACAAATGGTTCACCATCCACGAACGCTGGATGGAGGAGCCGCCCGCCACCCTCACCACCGGTTCGACACTGGTCGCCAAGATCATGATGCTGGGCATGGCGAACAAGATGGAATGGGTGGTGGAAGAGGTCGATTCACCGAACAACCTCGTGCTCAGCGGCAGCGGCATGGCCGGGGTGAAGGTGAGGTTCTCCTTCGATATCGCCGCGAACGACGCCGGCAGCACGTTCTCGGTATCCGGTGATTTCGAGGGGGCGCTCATCAAGGGTGCGCTCGGCAAGGCGGTCGAGAAGGACGGCGCCACCCAGCTGGACAAGACCCTGGGCCAGCTCGACGCACTCGCGACCGCCTGA
- a CDS encoding lipid-transfer protein, with protein sequence MTNKVYVVGVGMTKFEKPGRRQVTEADGTTRAWDYPDMARESGTNALADAGIDYREIQQAYVGYVYGESTSGQRAVYELGMTGIPVVNVNNNCSTGSTALYLAAQAIRGGLAQCTLALGFEKMQPGSLGSTWDDREQPMAKHMMALAEISEVLFPPAPWMFGAAGREHMKQFGTTAEHFAKIGYKNHKHSVNNPYSQFQDAYSLDDILSSRMIYDPLTKLQCSPTSDGSGAVILASEDFVDRHDLSARAVEIVGQAMTTDFASTFDGTAKNLIGYDMNAQAARQVYGQSGLGPRDFQVIELHDCFSANELLLYEALGLCGEGEAGSLVDGDQTTYGGTWVVNPSGGLISKGHPLGATGLAQCSELTWQLRGEADKRQVDGVTAALQHNIGLGGAAVVTAYQRADR encoded by the coding sequence ATGACGAACAAGGTCTATGTCGTCGGCGTCGGAATGACGAAGTTCGAGAAGCCGGGGCGCCGCCAGGTCACCGAGGCCGACGGAACGACCCGGGCCTGGGATTACCCGGATATGGCCCGCGAGTCGGGAACCAACGCACTCGCCGACGCGGGTATCGACTATCGCGAGATACAGCAGGCCTATGTGGGCTATGTCTACGGGGAGTCCACCTCCGGACAGCGCGCGGTCTACGAGCTGGGAATGACCGGCATCCCGGTGGTCAACGTGAACAACAACTGTTCCACCGGGTCGACCGCGCTGTACCTCGCGGCCCAGGCGATCCGGGGCGGACTCGCGCAGTGCACACTGGCACTCGGCTTCGAGAAGATGCAGCCCGGCTCACTCGGTTCCACCTGGGACGACCGCGAACAGCCGATGGCCAAGCACATGATGGCCCTGGCCGAGATCTCCGAGGTGCTGTTCCCACCGGCTCCGTGGATGTTCGGCGCCGCCGGTCGTGAACACATGAAGCAATTCGGCACCACCGCGGAGCATTTCGCGAAGATCGGCTACAAGAACCACAAGCATTCGGTGAACAACCCGTATTCGCAGTTCCAAGACGCGTATTCGCTCGACGACATCCTGTCCTCGCGGATGATCTACGACCCGCTCACCAAACTGCAGTGCTCGCCGACCTCGGACGGCTCCGGAGCGGTCATTCTGGCCTCGGAGGATTTCGTCGACCGCCACGACCTGTCCGCCCGCGCGGTCGAGATCGTCGGGCAGGCGATGACCACCGACTTCGCCTCGACCTTCGACGGCACCGCCAAGAATCTCATCGGCTACGACATGAATGCGCAAGCCGCGCGACAGGTGTACGGACAGTCCGGGCTCGGCCCGCGGGACTTCCAGGTCATCGAGCTGCACGATTGCTTCTCCGCCAACGAACTGCTGCTCTACGAGGCGCTGGGGCTGTGCGGCGAGGGGGAAGCGGGCAGCCTCGTCGACGGCGATCAGACGACCTACGGCGGCACCTGGGTGGTCAACCCCTCCGGCGGATTGATCTCCAAGGGGCATCCGCTGGGCGCCACCGGTCTGGCGCAATGCAGCGAACTCACCTGGCAGTTGCGCGGCGAGGCGGACAAGCGCCAGGTCGACGGTGTCACCGCCGCCCTCCAGCACAACATCGGCCTCGGCGGCGCGGCTGTCGTCACCGCCTACCAGCGCGCGGATCGCTGA